The DNA region ATTATTAGAATATAGATTGATTAGACATATTTGATTATCTTTCTTCTTTGTTGTTCATAGTAATTGGTAAAATTAACACgtcttgaatatatatttttttcagattacAAGAGAACGGCGCAGTTGGTATAACCACTTTGGATTTTCGAGGTCACACACGCCTCTACCACCATGTCGTGTGACATATATAACTACAAGTGCTCAGACAAGGGCCTTATTTTGCCCCTCACAAACGAGTACACATGGACTATCGGCTTCAGGGCGTTCATCTACATTGTCGGTCTTCTCTACAGCTTCATGGGGGTGTCCATCATCGCAGACATCTTCATGCAGGCTATCGAGACCATCACAAGTCGCACGGCCAAAATCAAAATGCCGGACGCTTCAAACGATACCGGATATACTGAGGTTGAAGTGAAAACATGGAACGGCACCGTATCCAATCTTACTCTTATGGCGCTTGGTTCCAGCGCACCAGAAATCCTGTTATCCATCATTGAAATTGTTGGAAACGGGTTTCAGTCGGGAGCGTTGGGTCCTAGTACTATCGTGGGTTCTGCTGCTTTCAACTTGATGTGTATCACAGGGGTTTGTGTTCTCAGCATCCCTGAAGGTCTGAACAGACGTATTAAACACGTGAAGGTGTTCGCTGTAACGTCCATATTTAGTGTTTTTGCCTATGTTTGGCTCGCCATCATTTTGCTCGTTATTACGCCCGATTTCATCGACTTGTGGGAGGCAATCGTGACATTGCTGCTCTTCCCTATAATGGTCATCCTCGCATACATCGCCGATAAGGACTACTGTGGCAAAAAACCTATTGATGACGAGAGCAAATTTCTTGACACAGGTAGATTTATctttacaaatgttttttttgcgTAACAATGCACCAATTAACTATGCTAACATTTTATCGAAATAGTGATAAATCACAGTATCAAAATAGAGTTAatcattttatcttatttttttttgtatacaaCATTTCGcattttctgtattttaaacatattcGTGAATACACATTTTCGGGATCATGGGCTTATACTGATAATTTTGCATTCATATTTACATAtctcgcaaaaataaaatgataacacTGTTAAGTTATGTCATTTTGTTTGGAAAATAACTGTTCTAAATAagcaaaataatcttttaaaaagtaatttgttTACTCTTTAAAAAAACCCCCATAGCAGCAGTTAgttcttttcatattttattgaatgaAAAAATCCTTGTTAATAATGCTAGCACTGACCGGATTGACCACCCAAAGTGATTATCGTTTTATCGTCTCATGGCTTCTTAAAAATCAGATTAGGACCGGAAACGAAACTACAAAAGTACCAATACACGACTTCATATTAACCGAATTAGAAAAGGAATAAAAACTGCAGTAGTAGGCTTTCAAAGTCTAGTAAACATGTTCGTAATCAAGATCCCTTTGTCTTTTTCCATATGGTAGATAACTAAGGATACGTTCATCAAACTATACGATGCTTCTTCTGTTATGAATGTACTGTCAATATGAGCTAAAATGAATTTGACTCgcacaaaaataatttcatatcagACTAGGTATTCAAATGTTgaagttgtacattgtataatttcatgtttatatatagtttttttttctatataattaaaaaaagtatGAACAgaaagatgtaaatattttgattgctGTATCAGATTTCAGGGATGGAGGAGTTCACCTGAAAAGTTGTGGTTCGAATTACTTTCATATTGTTACAAACGTCTTGTCTTCTAGTTAGATATCCATGCATTAATAACAAATAGTTGACAGTAACCTTGTAAGAGCATCCATATTTAACACAATGTGAACGTGGAATATTTGCATTATATGGGGCCAAGTATTTGACACACTTGTATGCATGCATACATTTGTATGCTTGAAATAATACACTCACACTAAAAAGTGTACACTTGTACccgtttaaaaaaaaatatccacatGGTGTCGATATTCCGCATGTAGTTTTTTTTCCACGTTTACATAttgtttgaacaaactttgtaactTAAGTAAGTCTTGTATCTGTATGTGTAAGTCGAGGAACAGAAAGAAGTGTGCAGATGTCGTGAGTAGCTCCGGGTTATCTCCATTTGTCTGTGATTATCTCtctttgtatttgttgtttgaCGCTCAATATTTCACTATCCCTTCCTATCAAGCCGCAGTTTCGATATTTATTTGCTCTCTTCATTTTGAATAAACTTATAGATTGTAATGATGACCACTTGCTTTTCCTACAAATTTAGGcttttattaacattttataatgcATATACCTTATTTGCTGATTCGCTCCATTTCTAATCACATCATAAATGATTCAAGCAACGTTGTATCTCTGGATAATTGATTCAGTAGTTGCTTAAGAAGGATTTTAGCACAAAAGATATCCTTATCATAACTGATACCCCAACTAGATCACAATAGAGTATTTTAGCTGCATGGCATTATGCATGGATTGACAAAAAAGTATGAATGTCGTACTACTGAAGTATTTAATAGAACTCCATAAACACATGGCACAAATCAATTTTAgtctattttgtatatttagcATGCGAATTGTTTCTCATTAGtatcaaatgaaatttaaaaaaatgcgtGTCATATCTGTTTCttagatacatttatataattatttataaaaaaatattaagaacTATTTAGAATTATAAGATAATGACAAAAGCAATAAAGAAGACAATTTCTGAGGTCTATGGTAATATGAGACCATAGCGGATATTAATCATGCTAACCACatattgtcactttgatgtcGATGTAGGTCGTTCACCCGTAGGAACTCTCTTTGATGCTAATCAACGCTTatgttatgatttttatttttaatacacATCTAATGTTAAGGTATTTAAATTGTGTATTGTGTCTTTTTCAGAAGAGGAAAACTTACTAGATGGAGATCATGCTGACAAACATGTCATCATCGAAATTCTCAGGGTAAGCATTATCAATAGAGCTTGACGGATATAAGATTACATGCtcttttcaagtttttttttttttcacggaaagaagaaataatttattaaattcgaattaaaaaaaatacaataatcttTAGGCGATACGTTTGTATTTTCAAGCTTTAATTTTAATATGGTATTGTTCATATATCACTATCCGTTATCTATATTTCCCTGCAAAAAAATGAAGCGAAATGTTTTGCGACATTATGTTTTGACAGTAACAAAGGGAACtatcattgatgattttcctGTATGTATTTCTAGAGACTAAAGAAACAGGATGCGTCTCCAGATGAAATGGCCAGACTAACATCTCACCTAATGGAACAGAACCAATCCCACGGCCGTGGCTGGTACAGGATCAACGCCATCAGAAACCTCTCCGGTGGGACGAAACTGACCACTCCGATGACCGAAAAGACAAGCGAGGTATGTTATCATTAGTTCATTATCTACAATTATGGTAAAATACCGATAATAGTACCTTGGATTACCATTTGAAAGGTTGATTCATATAAAAACATCTTATGTATGTATACAACGGATGTggtatcaaagtaaaaaaaaaaaaaacaaaaaaaaccaaacaaacaaacaaacaaaaaaccagaCATTTTCCTGTATTTTTTAATCATATAATCTACAATTATGGTAAATATCGATGAAAAAGCTCCAAACTGTAATCCGCTGATGTTAgtatacaatgtgatataatccaataaaatgtaaaattaaaaaaaagtctaAACAATGTTCTGTATACAACAAATGTGACATCAAACCTTGTTCGACTGATGTGATATCAAAGTTTGTTCATCAAAACAATGTAGATTAAAAAACCATGACATTTTTTACTTCAGCAAAGAGCTGACACTTTTTTTACTTATCTATAAATTTACTTTCTAATTGTTCGGTGGTATTTTAAGAGCCAAACTATAATGCATTAGCGATTTTACATCCACATTACCATAGTGCACTAAAAGTTGATAAACAAACTCCGTTGTTACCTTACAGCTCCTTGAGACGCTACTGATCGAGGATCAGATGGGATCCACTGCATCCTTCACCTCGCTGAGTGACGGCGGTGCTAAATCCATCGTCGAGTTTGCAGCACCATCTACAGCAGTGTTTGAGAAAGATGGCCATGCTCGTATAACTGTGATGCGACATGGCAATCTGAAAAGACGTGTATTGTTCAGGTAAGGTCAGATgacaattatatcatttttgaaaaaaaatatgatatcaaaataaaaaaaataatgaatgaaataaaataaaataaaatactttgtaaataaatcaaaaataaaaatactatgTTACTTTTATTTCTGACTTTCTAACTTGTTAAAAATCCCAACTGATATCATATGAAAGATATATTGATcgaatgatatatacatgttcctTTGATTTGCTGAGAAATACAGTAAAAGACCTCTGTATCAATCGCTTAATAAATCCACTTTCTAAAGGTCCGattttgacctgtgtataaatatCACTTAATGATAAGACCTTATTTCTTTATCCTTTgagtgatctttatagacaggtttgacaggATATGACTTGACAAGCCCTTAATGCTCATTCTCCATATAAACAATTTTTCGGAATACTATAGTCTATCATTTAGTGTTTCAAATAAGGATGCAAGCACAAAAAACAGCTCATTTTTGACCcacttgtttatttttttaaaatttaaaacctGGAAATGGTAAGGACTAGCATTGGTCTTTGCTTTTGTCTTATGTAATTGTTGATACCAATTAACTTCTACTGTATcatgtatttttaaatattgtataatgtttattgactataaaaaaaattggaaaatgaaattaaaacctGACAAAAAATTGGAAATTGTAAGTATTCATGAGTGGTGGTCTGTTTGCGTTAGAGTGGAGACTATTGACGGTACCGCCGTAGAGGGAGAAGACTACATTTCCTATAAAGAGACACTGGTGTTTGAGCCCAACGAGACAGAGAAACACATCGACCTACAGATCATAGACGACAATATCTGGGAGCCTGATGAGGTGTTCTTTGGCAGGATTACCATTGAGTCTGACCAGCAGGCAACCGCAGTTGTTGGAAGAAGGGCGATAACTCAAATTGTTATTCTCAACGATGATGGTAAGTATTCTCTTCTCGTCTAAGATTTTTGGAAGGCATGCAATTCAGTTATACTgcatagccggttattttcatgGATCATATTTTCGCGATCATAGCCATGtccgcgaaatcgcgaaaaatTCATCTCCCTGAACTTAACTAGTTATACGGTATTAATTGCTATAGTGGTATATCCATGGTTAGGTTATACAATTATAACTTCCTGATTAAATGAAATACGTGATTATCTGCATGTGATAGAGAATCAAACATTACATTGGAATGCTTCTTAATAAAATCGCATGTAGAATGGAGATGATCAAccaattacaaaaataataacaacaaaCAATCTCTAAATATGATGTATGATATACGCTTATGTTCGCCAATAACATGACTCCGTTCGCTTCAGATCCGGGAGTAATAGAGTTTGAGCACCCAAGTTTCCTGTTCAAGGAAAGTGTCGGCACAGCTCTTGTTCCGGTCACTAGGATAGATGGCGCTGATGGCAAGGTGTCAGTCAAATGGCGCACGAAAGACATGACGGCTATCCATGGACGAGACTACGAGAACACCGAAGGAACACTCACATTCGATCACGGCGAGAGGGCAAAGTTCATAGAAATCCAGATTAACGACGACAAGGTAACTGAtgattgatttgatttgattaatttCCTTAATCTGCGTCCGTACTTGGCAAATACCTCTGAAAAACAATCACGACTGTGTTATGGAAGTATattgaaaatgacattttacatttctttgttttttgtttgtttgagtgcctaccaatttgaaaaaaagactTTTCTATGGTTAAAATTAGTTGATTTTCAGATggttatatataaagaaaaatgcATCATGGGATTTTACtgatatattttgtaacaaTTTAGGGATTTATCAAAGTTTTGGTGGAAATGAACTCCAAAATTACGAAAAAAACTCAACTAGCCAATGAACCTTACATAGTGATTTCAGTATTTATCCTTACAAGGGTCATGTTATTGTTATGAAACCGCAAGTGAAAACAATGACatgattattaaatatttatctttttagGAATTCGAGAAAGATGAAAACTTCGAAATAAATCTGTCTGAAACAACGGGTGGAGCAAAATTGGGGAAGCTGAAGAGGACCGTGGTTACAATCGTAAATGACGATGGTACGATACTGTATAACTGTCTAACTTGCGTATTCATTGGTCGAATGCTAAGATAAGTAGTTCAGTTCAGTTTTAATAGACGTTAATTCGGATCAGATGGTAAAAACTAACGTTATCTAACTTCAGTGTAAACGTTTTATACTTATGGTACAATGGTATCAATTTGGTATTGAGATGTTGCGATACGTTCTAGCTTAATCCGCATTACCAAGGTAACTTCATTAACGAAAATGTCTCTGATGTCGATTAATTCCTCCTCTTGTcttgatatatatttgaataacaCACTTTCCCAGTATTATTGCCATTTCCACAAGAAGGCAATTTTTCTTAACAGAGTAGATCATTGATACACTCAGTCGAACCTGTCTCTAAAGATCACCATCCAAGGGACAATGCATAATTTGTCTCCATAGCCAAGTGGTTTATTAAAGGCCATTGAACACCCCAAGAAAGTTGTCTTAATAAGcaagtgatctttatacaggagtagtcgctaaggcaggttttactatCGACTCTGAACAGGTTTAATAGTTAATTTTGGTTGGATTCAGAATTCACTGGTCTTGTTAGTCGAATCACCAACCTGACCAATGCCAACTTGGATGCTCTTCGGCTGCAGAAACAAACCTGGGGCCAGCAGTTTGTTGAGGCCATGAACGTAAATGGCGGAGATCTGGAAACCGCAACAACATTCGACTATGTCATGCACTTTTTAACTTTTGGCTGGAAGGTAAAATATCagtataaacaaaaacaaaacatcaattgATAAAAGATCAGGAAAATGCTTCAGAACATTATCGAACGAATATGAAGAAAACTTTCTagaatgataaatatttgaacGAATTTTCTAGTTTCCAACAGTGAATTCGTAATTTGGAGAAACATGTAACAAAAAACCTTAGCTCAAACAATATGAAGAAAAGTGTCTTgcaatgatttttgttttagttttcaataaagaacatttgatttcaaaaatgtttatgCTTAAACTCTGATGGTAGCGACAGGTTATTTTGAGTGaatttatcttattttcaataattaataatttcGACGCTTTCCATATTGTAACTAACGGAGTAAGGATGGATTGGTAAAAACTGTTAATTTCCATTACAGCTTATTTTCGCCTGTGTGCCACCTGCCACAATCTGGGGAGGCTGGTTCTGCTTCGTCGTTGCGTTGATTATGATTGGAATTCTCACAGCTTTCATCGGAGATTTGGCCGCCATTTTTGGCTGTCTCATCGGCTTGGATGACAGCGTCGTCGCCATCACCTTCGTTGCCCTAGGAACGAGTTTACCCGATCTGTTCGCCAGTAGGACAGCTGCACTGAATGAGAAATATGCAGACACAGCCATTGGGAACGTGACCGGAAGTAATGGAGTGAACGTGTTCTTGGGTCTCGGTCTGCCTTGGTCAATGGCTGCTATTTACTGGGCAGCAAGGGTAAATAACGAATTTATTAATAACAAACTgcaaaccaacttattttcacgATTCGTGTCtgaaaagttaaaaaacaaTCGCGATTGATATCCCTGATTTTTAGCCGCGCTTTTCTTCTTTACATGTGCTTTACATGTTCGTGGTGATGAATTTTTGCGAACTAAGCTAAATTGTATCACACTCAAAAATAACTTAGCATACAGTTCTATAGAGTAAGGATTTAAGATTAGATAGAAAATGAGTGTTTCAATCTATTTTGAACTattggtatacatgtaaatagtgAGAGTATGACAACCAAGAATATGATGATCAATGAATTTGTAATTCATCACAGTAACGACACGTTTTGCAAGTTTCCTCATTGGCTCAAAAAGTCCTGATCATTTCGTCGTAATCAACATCAACAGAGGGCCTATATAAACAGACGATAGAACGAACAACAAAA from Argopecten irradians isolate NY chromosome 5, Ai_NY, whole genome shotgun sequence includes:
- the LOC138323872 gene encoding sodium/calcium exchanger 3-like isoform X2, which gives rise to MSCDIYNYKCSDKGLILPLTNEYTWTIGFRAFIYIVGLLYSFMGVSIIADIFMQAIETITSRTAKIKMPDASNDTGYTEVEVKTWNGTVSNLTLMALGSSAPEILLSIIEIVGNGFQSGALGPSTIVGSAAFNLMCITGVCVLSIPEGLNRRIKHVKVFAVTSIFSVFAYVWLAIILLVITPDFIDLWEAIVTLLLFPIMVILAYIADKDYCGKKPIDDESKFLDTEEENLLDGDHADKHVIIEILRRLKKQDASPDEMARLTSHLMEQNQSHGRGWYRINAIRNLSGGTKLTTPMTEKTSELLETLLIEDQMGSTASFTSLSDGGAKSIVEFAAPSTAVFEKDGHARITVMRHGNLKRRVLFRVETIDGTAVEGEDYISYKETLVFEPNETEKHIDLQIIDDNIWEPDEVFFGRITIESDQQATAVVGRRAITQIVILNDDDPGVIEFEHPSFLFKESVGTALVPVTRIDGADGKVSVKWRTKDMTAIHGRDYENTEGTLTFDHGERAKFIEIQINDDKEFEKDENFEINLSETTGGAKLGKLKRTVVTIVNDDEFTGLVSRITNLTNANLDALRLQKQTWGQQFVEAMNVNGGDLETATTFDYVMHFLTFGWKLIFACVPPATIWGGWFCFVVALIMIGILTAFIGDLAAIFGCLIGLDDSVVAITFVALGTSLPDLFASRTAALNEKYADTAIGNVTGSNGVNVFLGLGLPWSMAAIYWAARGTTFEVPAGSLGFSVVVFTICSLLTIFFLLIRRNVGIFGKAELGGPKVPKILSGVYFIVVWILYVLLVSLNVYEYIPGF
- the LOC138323872 gene encoding sodium/calcium exchanger 3-like isoform X1 — protein: MSCDIYNYKCSDKGLILPLTNEYTWTIGFRAFIYIVGLLYSFMGVSIIADIFMQAIETITSRTAKIKMPDASNDTGYTEVEVKTWNGTVSNLTLMALGSSAPEILLSIIEIVGNGFQSGALGPSTIVGSAAFNLMCITGVCVLSIPEGLNRRIKHVKVFAVTSIFSVFAYVWLAIILLVITPDFIDLWEAIVTLLLFPIMVILAYIADKDYCGKKPIDDESKFLDTDFRDGGVHLKSCEEENLLDGDHADKHVIIEILRRLKKQDASPDEMARLTSHLMEQNQSHGRGWYRINAIRNLSGGTKLTTPMTEKTSELLETLLIEDQMGSTASFTSLSDGGAKSIVEFAAPSTAVFEKDGHARITVMRHGNLKRRVLFRVETIDGTAVEGEDYISYKETLVFEPNETEKHIDLQIIDDNIWEPDEVFFGRITIESDQQATAVVGRRAITQIVILNDDDPGVIEFEHPSFLFKESVGTALVPVTRIDGADGKVSVKWRTKDMTAIHGRDYENTEGTLTFDHGERAKFIEIQINDDKEFEKDENFEINLSETTGGAKLGKLKRTVVTIVNDDEFTGLVSRITNLTNANLDALRLQKQTWGQQFVEAMNVNGGDLETATTFDYVMHFLTFGWKLIFACVPPATIWGGWFCFVVALIMIGILTAFIGDLAAIFGCLIGLDDSVVAITFVALGTSLPDLFASRTAALNEKYADTAIGNVTGSNGVNVFLGLGLPWSMAAIYWAARGTTFEVPAGSLGFSVVVFTICSLLTIFFLLIRRNVGIFGKAELGGPKVPKILSGVYFIVVWILYVLLVSLNVYEYIPGF